The following are from one region of the Candidatus Shapirobacteria bacterium genome:
- a CDS encoding sortase, translating to MASKKDLKNKLNYLPIIFGLILLAVGLFIPATIYFPVAKAEVIYQLKSNSQISFPSVEPVDRDFSIVIPKIGANTKVIKNIDPHNPKEYQLALTRGVAHALNSGLPNEQGNTFIFAHSAGNWYQANRYNAVFYLLNKLVEGDEIIVYYQNKDYHYFVTETKLVNGSEISYLRNTSFGHQLTLMTCWPPGTTLKRQIVIANLSP from the coding sequence ATGGCCTCAAAAAAAGATCTGAAAAATAAGCTAAATTACCTGCCCATTATTTTTGGGTTAATTTTATTGGCCGTCGGTCTTTTCATTCCGGCTACCATCTATTTTCCTGTGGCCAAGGCAGAAGTTATATATCAGCTAAAATCAAACTCCCAAATTTCATTTCCTTCCGTCGAGCCGGTTGATCGGGATTTTTCCATCGTTATCCCAAAGATTGGCGCCAATACCAAAGTTATCAAAAATATCGACCCCCATAACCCCAAGGAATACCAGTTAGCTCTCACTAGGGGAGTTGCTCATGCTCTAAACTCCGGCCTACCCAACGAGCAAGGGAATACCTTTATTTTCGCCCATTCCGCCGGAAATTGGTATCAGGCCAACCGTTACAACGCCGTTTTTTATCTATTAAACAAACTCGTCGAGGGTGATGAAATTATTGTCTATTATCAGAACAAAGATTACCACTACTTCGTCACCGAAACCAAATTGGTCAACGGTTCGGAGATAAGTTATCTCAGAAACACCTCTTTCGGTCACCAATTAACCCTCATGACTTGCTGGCCACCGGGAACCACCCTAAAAAGGCAAATAGTTATTGCCAATCTCTCGCCCTAA
- a CDS encoding SurA N-terminal domain-containing protein, giving the protein MKKKIKKPEIETVEKVTISEKNINKAVSVYLALLVLVLAALGYGYYRYWNVAIVNGQPISRIAYIQTMEKQGGKAVLDRMVQETLVRSEAKKKGVQIQQQAIDEEIKKIETQITAMGQTMDEALKAEGITRAQLEDQIRMQKMVEVMANANAEVTQAQIDDFIEKNKDQFPKGTTKEEMQSTAKEELTSQAGNEAISKWLAELNKNAKITYK; this is encoded by the coding sequence ATGAAAAAAAAGATAAAAAAACCTGAGATAGAAACTGTTGAAAAGGTGACTATTTCTGAAAAAAATATAAATAAAGCGGTGTCGGTTTACCTGGCACTTTTGGTGTTAGTTTTGGCCGCTTTAGGATATGGTTATTACCGATATTGGAATGTGGCAATAGTTAATGGGCAACCAATTTCCAGAATTGCTTATATCCAAACAATGGAAAAACAGGGCGGAAAGGCCGTACTCGACAGAATGGTGCAGGAAACTCTGGTCCGGAGTGAGGCAAAAAAGAAAGGGGTGCAAATCCAACAGCAGGCAATAGATGAGGAAATTAAAAAAATTGAAACTCAAATAACGGCAATGGGGCAAACGATGGACGAGGCGCTGAAAGCTGAGGGTATAACCAGAGCCCAACTGGAAGACCAAATCCGAATGCAAAAAATGGTAGAAGTGATGGCAAACGCCAATGCTGAAGTAACTCAGGCACAGATTGATGATTTTATTGAAAAGAATAAGGATCAGTTTCCAAAGGGAACGACTAAGGAAGAAATGCAGAGTACCGCCAAGGAGGAATTGACGAGCCAGGCAGGAAATGAGGCTATCAGCAAATGGCTGGCGGAGTTGAACAAAAACGCTAAAATTACCTATAAATAG